In Paenibacillus sp. 1781tsa1, one DNA window encodes the following:
- the rbsD gene encoding D-ribose pyranase → MKRNGMLNSHISKILSDLGHTDMIAIADAGLPVPDGVVKIDLALKLGTPSFQEVVELIAEDMVIEKIIVAEEIREGNPVAMQFITEKFGEEAIDASVSHEQFKLLTRQVKAVIRTGEATPYANCILQSGVHFG, encoded by the coding sequence ATGAAAAGAAATGGCATGTTGAATAGTCACATCTCCAAGATTCTGTCTGATCTGGGCCATACGGACATGATTGCGATTGCGGATGCAGGTCTACCCGTACCGGACGGGGTTGTTAAAATCGATCTGGCCCTCAAACTGGGAACACCAAGTTTTCAGGAAGTGGTAGAGCTTATCGCAGAAGATATGGTCATTGAGAAAATTATTGTGGCAGAAGAAATTCGCGAAGGCAATCCTGTAGCTATGCAATTCATCACGGAGAAATTCGGTGAAGAAGCCATCGATGCTTCCGTCAGTCACGAACAATTCAAATTATTAACCCGGCAGGTGAAGGCGGTCATCCGCACAGGTGAAGCGACCCCTTATGCCAATTGCATTTTACAATCGGGAGTCCATTTCGGTTAA